The following is a genomic window from Synechococcales cyanobacterium T60_A2020_003.
GTGGGGTTAGTTTGAGGCGCGATCGCCGCACAGGCCACCACGTTGCGTTGCTGATGTTTGAGAAACTCAAGTCTATTGAGCAATTCAACAGCTACCGTAAACGATTCCATCAATCCTTAAAATTAACCGACACCGAGGGGCAAATCCTGATGCAGCCATCCTCCGTTCAATCCCTGCGGGTCGATTCCCCGCCGCTCTGCGGCGTAAAATGCCAGGATG
Proteins encoded in this region:
- a CDS encoding photosystem II reaction center protein Psb28; the protein is MTELLSPSPSIEFFDGLYEDLSGVSLRRDRRTGHHVALLMFEKLKSIEQFNSYRKRFHQSLKLTDTEGQILMQPSSVQSLRVDSPPLCGVKCQD